The Athene noctua chromosome 11, bAthNoc1.hap1.1, whole genome shotgun sequence genome has a segment encoding these proteins:
- the CUL4B gene encoding cullin-4B, with the protein MFPTGFSSPNPPAAAQEVRPATDGNTSSSSSCKKRKLNNSSNSNSEREDFDSISSCASSPSKNTSSSSSSVITTSSCSSSGVASSNHHLQKKLRFEDSVDFIGLDVKMAEESSSSSPAASSQQQHQQQLKNKSLLISSVAVGHHANGLTKAASSTVSSFANSKPGSAKKLVIKNFKDKPKLPENYTDETWQKLKEAVEAIQNSTSIKYNLEELYQAVENLCSYKISANLYKQLRQICEDHIKAQIHQFREDSLDSVLFLKKIDKCWQDHCRQMIMIRSIFLFLDRTYVLQNSMLPSIWDMGLELFRTHIISDQKVQNKTIDGILLLIERERNGEAIDRSLLRSLLSMLSDLQIYQDSFEHRFLEETNRLYAAEGQRLMQEREVPEYLHHVNKRLEEEADRIITYLDQSTQKPLIATVEKQLLGEHLTAILQKGLNHLLDENRIQDLSLLYQLFSRVRGGVQVLLQHWIEYIKAFGSTIVINPEKDKTMVQELLDFKDKVDHIIDVCFLKNEKFVNAMKEAFETFINKRPNKPAELIAKYVDSKLRAGNKEATDEELEKMLDKIMIIFRFIYGKDVFEAFYKKDLAKRLLVGKSASVDAEKSMLSKLKHECGAAFTSKLEGMFKDMELSKDIMIQFKQYMQNQNVPGNIELTVNILTMGYWPTYVPMEVHLPPEMVKLQEIFKTFYLGKHSGRKLQWQSTLGHCVLKAEFKEGKKELQVSLFQTLVLLMFNEGEEFSLEEIKQATGIEDGELRRTLQSLACGKARVLTKSPKGKDVEDGDKFTCNDDFRHKLFRIKINQIQMKETVEEQASTTERVFQDRQYQIDAAIVRIMKMRKSLSHNLLVSEVYNQLKFPVKPADLKKRIESLIDRDYMERDKENPNQYNYIA; encoded by the exons ATGTTTCCCACAGGTTTCTcttcccccaacccccccgcTGCAGCCCAGGAGGTCAGACCTGCCACTGATGGTAataccagcagcagctcctcctgcaaGAAGAGAAAGTTaaataacagcagcaacagcaattCTGAAAGAGAAGATTTTGATTCCATTTCTTCCTGCGCCTCTTCTCCTTCCAAAAACACCTCCTCGTCATCTTCCTCTGTCATCACCACCTCCTCGTGCTCCTCCTCAGGGGTTGCCTCCTCTAACCATCACCTCCAGAAGAAGCTGCGCTTTGAGGACTCCGTGGATTTTATTGGACTCGATGTGAAGATGGCTGAAGAGTCgtcttcctcctctcctgctgcctcttctcaACAGCAGCACCAACAACAGctcaaaaataaaagccttttaatTTCGTCAGTGGCTGTGGGGCACCATGCAAATGGCCTGACCAAAGCTGCCTCCTCTACTGTTTCCAGTTTCGCCAACAGTAAACCTGGCTCCGCTAAGAAATTAGTGATCAAGAACTTTAAAG ataaacCCAAATTGCCTGAAAACTACACAGATGAAACCTGGCAAAAACTGAAAGAAGCTGTAGAAGCTATCCAGAACAGTACTTCAATTAAGTACAATTTAGAGGAGCTCTATCAG GCTGTTGAAAATCTCTGCTCCTACAAGATTTCTGCAAACTTGTACAAACAATTGAGACAGATCTGTGAAGACCACATTAAAGCACAAATTCACCAATTCAGAGA GGATTCATTGGATAGTGtcctttttctaaagaaaatagaCAAATGTTGGCAAGATCACTGCAGACAAATG ATTATGATTAGAAGTATCTTTTTGTTCTTGGATCGAACTTACGTACTTCAGAATTCAATGCTGCCATCTATTTG ggaTATGGGGCTAGAATTGTTCAGAACTCATATAATCAGTGATCAGAAGGTTCAGAACAAAACTATTGATGGCATTCTTCTGCTAATTGAGAGGGAAAGAAATGGTGAGGCTATTGATAGGAGTTTACTGCGAAGCCTTCTAAGCATGCTTTCTGACTTGCAG ATTTATCAAGACTCTTTCGAACATAGATTCTTGGAAGAGACTAACCGCCTGTATGCAGCAGAGGGACAGAGGCTTATGCAGGAAAGAGAG GTTCCAGAATATCTTCACCATGTCAACAAGCGCTTGGAAGAAGAAGCAGACAGGATAATCACTTATTTGGATCAGAGCACACA GAAGCCACTAATTGCTACTGTAGAAAAGCAGCTTCTAGGTGAACATTTAACAGCCATTCTTCAGAAAG GTTTAAACCACCTTCTCGATGAAAACCGCATTCAAGACCTGTCTCTTCTATATCAATTGTTCAGTCGTGTGAGAGGTGGAGTACAAGTTCTCCTGCAGCACTGGATTGAGTACATAAAG gcaTTTGGTAGCACCATAGTAATTAatccagaaaaagacaaaaccatGGTCCAAGAACTACTTGACTTTAAAGACAAAGTTGACCATATTATTGATGTTTGCTTTCTCAAGAATGAGAAGTTTGTAAATGCTATGAAAGAAGCCTTTGAAACATTCATTAACAAAAGACCAAATAAGCCAGCTGAACTCATag CTAAATACGTAGATTCAAAGCTTCGTGCAGGCAACAAAGAAGCTACTGATGAAGAACTTGAAAAAATGCTGGATAAAATTATGATCATATTTAGATTCATATATG GAAAAGATGTCTTTGAGGCCTTTTATAAAAAAGATCTAGCAAAGAGACTATTAGTTGGGAAGAGTGCATCAGTAGATGCTGAAAAATCTATGCTTTCCAAACTCAAACATG AATGTGGAGCTGCTTTCACCAGCAAACTTGAAGGAATGTTTAAAGACATGGAGCTTTCAAAAGACATAATGATACAGTTTAAACAG tATATGCAAAATCAGAATGTACCTGGCAACATTGAACTAACAGTGAATATTCTGACTATGGGTTACTGGCCAACCTACGTGCCTATGGAGGTCCATTTGCCCCCAGAG atgGTAAAACTGCAGGAGATTTTCAAGACCTTTTATTTAGGAAAACACAGTGGTAGGAAACTTCAGTGGCAGTCAACACTAGGACACTGTGTactaaaagcagaatttaaagaG GGCAAAAAAGAACTTCAGGTCTCATTGTTCCAGACACTGGTGCTGCTCATGTTTAATGAAGGAGAGGAGTTCAGTTTGGAGGAGATAAAGCAAGCCACTGGGATAG AGGATGGAGAGCTGAGAAGGACACTTCAATCTCTGGCTTGTGGCAAAGCCAGAGTACTGACTAAAAGCCCCAAAGGCAAAGATGTAGAAGATGGTGATAAATTCACATGTAATGATGACTTCAGACATAAGCTCTTCAGGATAAAGATCAACCAAATTCAGATGAAAGAAACG GTAGAGGAAcaggcaagcactacagagagaGTATTCCAGGACCGGCAATACCAGATTGACGCTGCAATTGTACGAATCATGAAGATGCGCAAGTCACTGAGTCATAACCTGCTTGTGTCAGAGGTCTACAACCAGCTTAAATTCCCAGTAAAG CCTGCTGACCTTAAGAAGAGAATAGAATCCTTAATTGACAGGGACTACATGGAAAGAGATAAAGAAAACCCAAATCAGTACAACTATATTGCATAA